The Mycobacterium paragordonae genome includes a region encoding these proteins:
- a CDS encoding DUF6653 family protein, giving the protein MRSIARVRRAIFARHCNPWSAWTRWASTPLTLVPVWTRRPVHAVLVGVWLAINPFVFGEPHHHRAWATRAMLGEELWITRRPRDAAMVVSGATSVAAAVGVIAARRRRLRPAVIAVAAQMALTMLYWQQMVRYLERHDVADGDHQ; this is encoded by the coding sequence GTGCGATCAATTGCCCGGGTCCGCCGCGCGATTTTCGCGCGGCACTGCAACCCGTGGAGCGCGTGGACCCGGTGGGCAAGCACACCCCTGACCCTGGTCCCGGTCTGGACCCGGCGGCCGGTCCACGCTGTGCTGGTCGGCGTGTGGCTGGCGATCAACCCGTTCGTTTTCGGCGAGCCGCACCACCACCGCGCCTGGGCGACGCGGGCGATGCTGGGTGAGGAACTGTGGATCACCCGCCGACCCCGCGACGCCGCCATGGTGGTGAGCGGGGCGACCTCGGTCGCCGCAGCGGTGGGCGTGATCGCGGCTCGCCGACGCCGGCTGCGGCCCGCGGTGATCGCCGTGGCGGCGCAGATGGCACTGACGATGCTCTATTGGCAGCAAATGGTGCGATACCTCGAGCGGCACGACGTTGCCGACGGCGACCACCAGTAA
- a CDS encoding alpha/beta hydrolase: MIPDGIPANNNEPVTASTPHSLAPAASADGFSTQAFSHTSLMHGWVPITVQVVTGVALLLAIGWRTRAWRLRWLPLAALAGGVAAYGTRAFVSRLSTEPVPGALWLWAGLAGLAVTVLMLGWRSAQWWRRGIALLAVPLCLFSTALTLNMWVGYFPTVQAAWGQLTSGPLPDQTDPATVTAMKGKGVRPPHGSVVPVVIPSDASHFKHRGELVYLPPAWFASDPPPRLPTVMMIGGQFNTPADWARAGNAVRTADAFAAAHDGNAPVLVFVDSGGAFNNDTECVNGRRGNAADHLTKDVVPFMVSKFGSSPEPANWGIAGWSMGGTCAVDLTVMHPGMFSAFVDVAGDLYPNAGNKEETISRLFGGNAEAWAAFDPTTVITRHGPYTGVAGWFAIPAHRELSIADTPAMRLAGRDAAANPSNQTAAANALCALGRSYDIDCAVISQPGKHDWPFADQVFATALPWLAGRLGTPGVPRIPLPGTATPPAPAPPANAQVVAAGR; encoded by the coding sequence ATGATCCCGGATGGGATCCCGGCGAACAACAATGAACCCGTGACCGCGTCGACGCCTCATAGCTTGGCGCCCGCCGCGTCGGCTGACGGGTTCTCGACGCAGGCGTTCAGCCACACCTCCCTCATGCACGGCTGGGTGCCGATCACCGTTCAGGTCGTGACGGGCGTGGCGTTGCTGCTGGCGATCGGCTGGCGGACGCGCGCCTGGCGGCTGCGCTGGTTGCCCTTGGCGGCATTGGCCGGGGGCGTGGCGGCGTACGGGACGCGCGCATTCGTCAGCCGGCTTTCCACCGAGCCCGTCCCGGGCGCGCTGTGGCTCTGGGCCGGGCTGGCCGGCCTGGCGGTGACGGTGCTGATGCTCGGCTGGCGCAGCGCGCAATGGTGGCGTCGGGGCATCGCACTGCTGGCTGTGCCGCTGTGTCTGTTCAGCACCGCGTTGACGCTCAACATGTGGGTCGGCTACTTCCCGACGGTGCAAGCGGCGTGGGGTCAGCTCACCTCCGGCCCCTTACCCGACCAGACCGATCCGGCCACCGTCACCGCGATGAAGGGCAAGGGCGTCCGCCCGCCGCACGGGAGCGTGGTGCCCGTCGTCATCCCTTCCGACGCATCGCATTTCAAGCATCGCGGCGAACTGGTGTACCTGCCACCGGCCTGGTTCGCCAGTGACCCACCGCCGCGGCTGCCGACGGTGATGATGATCGGCGGTCAATTCAACACGCCCGCCGACTGGGCACGGGCCGGCAATGCGGTGCGGACCGCCGACGCCTTTGCCGCCGCCCACGACGGCAACGCTCCGGTGCTGGTCTTCGTGGACTCCGGCGGTGCGTTCAACAACGACACCGAGTGCGTCAACGGGCGGCGCGGCAACGCCGCCGACCATCTGACCAAAGATGTTGTGCCGTTTATGGTTTCAAAATTCGGGTCCAGCCCCGAACCGGCCAATTGGGGCATCGCGGGCTGGTCGATGGGTGGGACCTGCGCGGTGGATCTGACCGTCATGCACCCCGGCATGTTCAGCGCATTTGTCGACGTGGCCGGCGACCTCTACCCCAATGCGGGAAACAAGGAGGAGACCATATCCCGCCTGTTCGGTGGCAACGCCGAGGCCTGGGCGGCATTCGACCCGACCACGGTGATCACCCGGCACGGCCCGTACACCGGCGTTGCGGGATGGTTCGCGATCCCCGCGCACCGCGAACTGTCCATCGCCGACACCCCCGCCATGCGACTCGCCGGCCGAGACGCCGCCGCCAACCCCAGCAACCAGACTGCCGCCGCCAACGCGTTGTGTGCGCTCGGCCGCTCCTACGACATCGACTGTGCGGTGATTTCGCAACCGGGCAAGCATGACTGGCCCTTCGCCGACCAGGTCTTCGCGACGGCGCTGCCGTGGCTGGCGGGGCGGCTGGGCACTCCCGGAGTGCCCCGGATTCCATTGCCGGGCACCGCTACTCCCCCGGCGCCCGCCCCGCCGGCGAATGCGCAAGTAGTCGCGGCCGGGCGGTAG